The following proteins come from a genomic window of Megalops cyprinoides isolate fMegCyp1 chromosome 6, fMegCyp1.pri, whole genome shotgun sequence:
- the LOC118779547 gene encoding protein-tyrosine kinase 6-like isoform X2, with protein sequence MSKVCPSPRTLCSKLFGGPKVDDEDSDPVGVQVTNTNEDKTASPNQQCIACKSTQHNPSSPQATTSVNGAQVYKALWSFEARAEEELSFQEGDYFKIIGRSGDWWTAGKLDRNGHVLAKGFVPYNYLARKDTVEAQPWFFGKLNRLEALRHLLSPENGDGAFLVRLSEKDHVGCVLSVKDDGKVRHFKVVQTEDGQFYLDHNQRFRSLMELVDYYHSHPLASIPRLRQTCARTEPKPHDLSHSTVDEWELPKEEFTLEEQLGSGYFADVFRGKWKNRINVAIKILKNKEALNQRDFQLETQILKRLRHRHLISLFAICSIVPPYYIITELMEKGNLLSFLRGKEGQRLDVTLLVDMAIQVADGMAYLESQHSIHRDLAARNVLVGENYICKVADFGLARVIKEPFYVSEDKKIPYKWCAPEAISHGRFSNKSDVWSFGVLMYEILTYGGIPYPECLRLPDAPSRSTASCCPAGVWHQRSAPISATSRLTW encoded by the exons ATGTCGAAAGTATGTCCTTCTCCGAGAACTCTCTGCAGTAAGCTATTCGGCGGTCCGAAAGTGGATGACGAAGACAGCGATCCAGTGGGGGTACAGGTAACCAACACTAATGAAGATAAAACCGCGTCGCCCAATCAGCAGTGTATAGCGTGCAAGAGCACACAACACAACCCGTCTTCGCCACAGGCGACGACGAGCGTAAACGGCGCGCAGGTGTACAAGGCATTGTGGAGTTTCGAAGCCCGGGCGGAGGAGGAGTTGTCATTTCAAGAGGGCGATTACTTCAAGATCATCGGCCGTTCGGGTGACTGGTGGACCGCTGGGAAATTAGACCGAAACGGTCACGTTCTGGCTAAGGGGTTTGTACCTTACAACTACCTTGCTAGAAAGGACACCGTCGAGGCTCAGCC GTGGTTCTTCGGGAAGTTGAATCGACTGGAAGCCCTGAGACACCTGCTCAGCCCAGAGAATGGAGACGGCGCTTTCCTGGTGCGTCTGAGTGAAAAAGACCACGTGGGCTGTGTGTTGTCAG TGAAGGATGATGGGAAAGTGAGGCACTTCAAGGTGGTACAGACAGAGGATGGCCAGTTCTACTTAGATCACAATCAGCGGTTCCGCTCTCTCATGGAGCTGGTGGATTACTACCACTCCCACCCTTTGGCCTCCATCCCACGACTCAGACAGACATGTGCCAGG ACAGAGCCTAAGCCCCATGACCTGTCGCACTCCACGGTGGACGAATGGGAGCTGCCCAAAGAGGAGTTCaccctggaggagcagctgggcaGCGGGTACTTTGCTGACGTTTTCCGTGGGAAATGGAAGAACAGGATAAACGTCGCCATCAAAATCCTGAAGAACAAAG AGGCTCTTAACCAGAGGGATTTCCAGCTGGAGACCCAGATCCTGAAAAGGTTACGTCACAGACACCTGATTTCGCTCTTCGCCATCTGCAGCATTGTCCCACCCTATTACATCATCACCGAACTCATGGAGAAGGGCAACCTCCTCAGCTTCCTAAGGG GTAAAGAGGGACAAAGATTGGATGTGACTCTCCTGGTTGATATGGCCATTCAGGTGGCTGATGGGATGGCTTACCTGGAGTCCCAGCACAGCATCCACAGGGACCTGGCTGCCCGTAATGTCCTGGTGGGAGAGAACTACATCTGCAAAGTGGCCGATTTTGGGCTGGCTCGAGTCATAAAG gAGCCATTCTATGTCTCAGAGGATAAAAAGATCCCCTATAAGTGGTGTGCCCCAGAGGCTATCAGCCACGGCCGGTTTTCCAACAAGTCGGATGTCTGGTCCTTCGGTGTCCTCATGTATGAGATCCTCACCTATGGAGGGATACCCTATCCAG AATGCCTGCGCCTTCCAGATGCCCCGAGCCGATCTACAGCCTCATGCTGTCCTGCTGGAGTCTGGCACCAGAGGAGCGCCCCGATTTCAGCGACCTCAAGGCTGACCTGGTGA
- the LOC118779547 gene encoding protein-tyrosine kinase 6-like isoform X1, which yields MSKVCPSPRTLCSKLFGGPKVDDEDSDPVGVQVTNTNEDKTASPNQQCIACKSTQHNPSSPQATTSVNGAQVYKALWSFEARAEEELSFQEGDYFKIIGRSGDWWTAGKLDRNGHVLAKGFVPYNYLARKDTVEAQPWFFGKLNRLEALRHLLSPENGDGAFLVRLSEKDHVGCVLSVKDDGKVRHFKVVQTEDGQFYLDHNQRFRSLMELVDYYHSHPLASIPRLRQTCARTEPKPHDLSHSTVDEWELPKEEFTLEEQLGSGYFADVFRGKWKNRINVAIKILKNKEALNQRDFQLETQILKRLRHRHLISLFAICSIVPPYYIITELMEKGNLLSFLRGKEGQRLDVTLLVDMAIQVADGMAYLESQHSIHRDLAARNVLVGENYICKVADFGLARVIKEPFYVSEDKKIPYKWCAPEAISHGRFSNKSDVWSFGVLMYEILTYGGIPYPAYTNHEVFRLITSGYRMPAPSRCPEPIYSLMLSCWSLAPEERPDFSDLKADLVNINRYEMD from the exons ATGTCGAAAGTATGTCCTTCTCCGAGAACTCTCTGCAGTAAGCTATTCGGCGGTCCGAAAGTGGATGACGAAGACAGCGATCCAGTGGGGGTACAGGTAACCAACACTAATGAAGATAAAACCGCGTCGCCCAATCAGCAGTGTATAGCGTGCAAGAGCACACAACACAACCCGTCTTCGCCACAGGCGACGACGAGCGTAAACGGCGCGCAGGTGTACAAGGCATTGTGGAGTTTCGAAGCCCGGGCGGAGGAGGAGTTGTCATTTCAAGAGGGCGATTACTTCAAGATCATCGGCCGTTCGGGTGACTGGTGGACCGCTGGGAAATTAGACCGAAACGGTCACGTTCTGGCTAAGGGGTTTGTACCTTACAACTACCTTGCTAGAAAGGACACCGTCGAGGCTCAGCC GTGGTTCTTCGGGAAGTTGAATCGACTGGAAGCCCTGAGACACCTGCTCAGCCCAGAGAATGGAGACGGCGCTTTCCTGGTGCGTCTGAGTGAAAAAGACCACGTGGGCTGTGTGTTGTCAG TGAAGGATGATGGGAAAGTGAGGCACTTCAAGGTGGTACAGACAGAGGATGGCCAGTTCTACTTAGATCACAATCAGCGGTTCCGCTCTCTCATGGAGCTGGTGGATTACTACCACTCCCACCCTTTGGCCTCCATCCCACGACTCAGACAGACATGTGCCAGG ACAGAGCCTAAGCCCCATGACCTGTCGCACTCCACGGTGGACGAATGGGAGCTGCCCAAAGAGGAGTTCaccctggaggagcagctgggcaGCGGGTACTTTGCTGACGTTTTCCGTGGGAAATGGAAGAACAGGATAAACGTCGCCATCAAAATCCTGAAGAACAAAG AGGCTCTTAACCAGAGGGATTTCCAGCTGGAGACCCAGATCCTGAAAAGGTTACGTCACAGACACCTGATTTCGCTCTTCGCCATCTGCAGCATTGTCCCACCCTATTACATCATCACCGAACTCATGGAGAAGGGCAACCTCCTCAGCTTCCTAAGGG GTAAAGAGGGACAAAGATTGGATGTGACTCTCCTGGTTGATATGGCCATTCAGGTGGCTGATGGGATGGCTTACCTGGAGTCCCAGCACAGCATCCACAGGGACCTGGCTGCCCGTAATGTCCTGGTGGGAGAGAACTACATCTGCAAAGTGGCCGATTTTGGGCTGGCTCGAGTCATAAAG gAGCCATTCTATGTCTCAGAGGATAAAAAGATCCCCTATAAGTGGTGTGCCCCAGAGGCTATCAGCCACGGCCGGTTTTCCAACAAGTCGGATGTCTGGTCCTTCGGTGTCCTCATGTATGAGATCCTCACCTATGGAGGGATACCCTATCCAG CTTACACTAACCATGAGGTGTTCCGGCTCATTACCTCGGGCTACAGAATGCCTGCGCCTTCCAGATGCCCCGAGCCGATCTACAGCCTCATGCTGTCCTGCTGGAGTCTGGCACCAGAGGAGCGCCCCGATTTCAGCGACCTCAAGGCTGACCTGGTGAACATCAACCGCTATGAAATGGACTAA